Proteins encoded in a region of the Vicia villosa cultivar HV-30 ecotype Madison, WI linkage group LG5, Vvil1.0, whole genome shotgun sequence genome:
- the LOC131604327 gene encoding uncharacterized protein LOC131604327, whose product MALKLDMSKAYDRLEWSFVVETLTNMNFPPSLVSLIHRCISTVSYQVMINGQPSSRFIPYRGLRQGDPLSPYLFVICADVLSGLLRRGVEDGSIHGIRVARKSPTISHLFFADDSLLFARANEEEADRIWHILESYQQASGQLVNAEKSEISFSGNVTEEQKVRIKNNLGFRGVQHHSRYLGLPVIFGRSKKEVFKMVIERVWKKVKGWKETFLSRVGKEILIKAVAQAIPTYIMSCYRLPESCCREIEALLCKFWWGSKDGERKIHWVSWQNMAKAKCNGGMGFRGIQDFNTSLLGKQYWRLLQAEGFLLERVFKGRYYPNCSISKAQKPFKPSYAWRSITRAEDLLLNDTRWRIGNGAKVSIMGDRWIPTLPVPDSVSSLIDTDISCWKIDTIKELFNPEVTKHICSIPLSSTLSDDKLLWHHAPDGEYSVKSAYRWLSAMQSQSGPSSSSTNRCDFVRRVCFSSPLGLRLPAAGDIEDWLFSLVSSKDITTAQIPVVCFWKIWNMRNNVVFKGVKPMVPAAAQEIWHAVMEEVKTEFDTTEDGQQEWSKLKTGWLVQTDARCFDNDMVSLSCVIKDPTSNIFLAATKRMESVVNPTTAEALAIRWSIQTAKEIGIHDFTLQPDALTVVDCINGSGCIADIEPISLDCINLIFNSCNISIMFIRREFNTDAHNLVQLGKCLGSRCWTGCIPSINADPCNLFVSSD is encoded by the exons ATGGCACTCAAGCTGGATATGTCCAAGGCTTATGATAGACTTGAATGGAGTTTTGTTGTGGAAACCTTAACAAATATGAACTTCCCTCCGTCTCTTGTCTCATTGATCCACCGGTGCATCTCAACTGTCTCCTATCAAGTGATGATCAATGGCCAACCTAGCAGCAGATTCATTCCTTATAGGGGTCTCCGGCAAGGAGATCCCCTCTCACCTTATTTGTTTGTTATCTGTGCAGATGTTCTTTCTGGCTTACTGAGGCGGGGAGTCGAGGATGGCAGCATTCATGGTATCCGGGTTGCTCGCAAGTCTCCAACCATCTCTCATCTATTCTTTGCCGATGACAGTCTTCTTTTTGCTCGCGCCAACGAAGAAGAAGCAGATCGCATTTGGCACATCCTGGAGAGCTATCAACAAGCATCCGGCCAGCTAGTCAACGCCGAGAAATCTGAAATTTCCTTCAGTGGGAATGTTACTGAGGAGCAAAAAGTCCGAATTAAAAACAATTTAGGTTTTCGAGGGGTCCAGCACCATTCTCGGTATTTGGGCCTTCCGGTGATATTTGGGAGGTCCAAAAAAGAGGTGTTTAAGATGGTTATTGAAAGGGTGTGGAAAAAAGTTAAGGGTTGGAAGGAAACTTTTCTTTCAAGGGTTGGGAAAGAGATCTTAATCAAAGCTGTAGCACAAGCAATTCCAACCTACATCATGAGTTGCTATAGACTGCCGGAGAGTTGCTGTAGAGAAATTGAGGCGCTGTTATGTAAGTTCTGGTGGGGATCCAAAGATGGGGAGCGGAAAATCCATTGGGTGAGCTGGCAAAATATGGCGAAAGCTAAGTGCAATGGAGGGATGGGGTTCCGTGGGATTCAAGACTTCAATACTAGTCTCCTTGGGAAGCAATACTGGCGGTTACTACAGGCAGAGGGATTCCTATTGGAGCGGGTCTTTAAGGGTCGTTATTATCCAAACTGCTCCATTTCGAAAGCCCAAAAGCCCTTTAAACCTAGTTATGCGTGGAGAAGCATTACAAGAGCGGAGGATCTCTTACTAAACGACACTCGATGGAGAATAGGCAATGGAGCTAAGGTAAGTATCATGGGAGATAGGTGGATTCCAACGCTTCCAGTTCCTGATTCGGTGAGTTCACTAATTGACACTGATATATCTTGCTGGAAAATTGATACAATTAAGGAGCTTTTCAATCCTGAGGTGACAAAGCATATCTGCAGCATTCCTTTATCTTCAACCTTGTCTGATGATAAGCTTCTGTGGCACCACGCACCGGATGGGGAGTATTCAGTCAAATCAGCATACCGATGGCTCAGTGCTATGCAAAGTCAATCCGGCCCCAGCTCCTCCTCAACGAATAG GTGCGATTTTGTGAGACGGGTCTGCTTTTCTAGTCCCTTAGGCCTTCGCCTACCTGCTGCCGGTGACATTGAAGACTGGTTGTTTAGTTTGGTATCTTCGAAAGACATTACTACTGCCCAAATTCCTGTTGTGTGTTTCTGGAAGATTTGGAATATGAGGAATAATGTGGTTTTCAAGGGTGTCAAACCCATGGTCCCAGCTGCGGCCCAAGAGATATGGCATGCTGTTATGGAAGAGGTTAAGACCGAATTTGATACAACTGAAGATGGGCAGCAGGAGTGGTCCAAACTTAAAACTGGCTGGCTGGTACAGACAGATGCGAGATGCTTTGACAATGATATGGTTTCGTTAAGTTGCGTAATCAAAGATCCCACGTCTAATATTTTTCTGGCGGCCACAAAACGCATGGAGAGTGTGGTGAATCCAACTACAGCGGAGGCCTTGGCAATCCGGTGGAGTATTCAAACCGCGAAAGAGATTGGCATCCACGACTTCACCCTTCAGCCGGACGCCCTCACTGTTGTAGATTGCATTAATGGTTCTGGCTGCATAGCTGATATAGAACCTATTTCCCTGGACTgcataaacttaatttttaattCTTGTAATATTTCCATAATGTTTATTAGGAGGGAATTCAACACTGATGCTCATAATTTGGTTCAATTGGGCAAGTGTTTAGGATCTAGATGTTGGACTGGCTGCATTCCAAGCATCAATGCTGACCCTTGTAATTTGTTTGTTTCCTCTGATTAA